A genomic window from Caldicellulosiruptor kronotskyensis 2002 includes:
- a CDS encoding ABC transporter substrate-binding protein → MKRILCIGTIIIFLFSLLLFPFGKPSEKAFGSSQSIKLRVAWWGSQTRHDRTQKVLELYRAKVNRKVSFVTEFGSWSGYWDKLTTQAAAKNLPDIIQMDYMYLAQYVQKGLLADLTPYTKNGILNLKDVSEASIKSGSVGGRIYAISLGTNALAIIYDPAVAQKAGVKIPEDGNWTWNDYKEIIKKVYQKTKIRADLALTADPKFLLEYYVRQQGKSLYKHDGTGLGFTQEKFVIDVFNINLELLKGGYTAKPDEVSATSTIEDSLFVKGKTWIGWTWSNMFVATANAAKRPLALALPPKGGIRPGLYLKPSQFFSIAATSKYKTEAAKVINFFTNSIEANNILLAERGVPISAKVREGIKNAVEPAVRQTFDYIALAEKNCSPIDPPDPPGGTEVGQTFKDLYDQVLYGQIKPETAAKMFMQKANQILAKNKK, encoded by the coding sequence ATGAAAAGAATATTGTGCATTGGAACTATTATAATATTTTTATTCTCACTCCTTTTATTTCCTTTTGGTAAACCTTCTGAAAAGGCTTTTGGTTCTTCTCAGTCAATCAAACTCAGAGTTGCGTGGTGGGGAAGCCAAACGCGTCATGACAGAACTCAAAAGGTGCTTGAACTATACCGAGCAAAGGTTAATCGAAAAGTAAGTTTTGTAACAGAATTTGGAAGCTGGTCGGGATATTGGGATAAACTTACAACTCAAGCAGCTGCAAAGAATTTGCCTGACATTATTCAAATGGACTATATGTATTTAGCTCAATATGTTCAAAAAGGATTGTTGGCAGATTTAACACCTTACACAAAAAATGGAATATTGAATCTGAAAGATGTAAGTGAAGCAAGTATAAAAAGTGGATCAGTTGGTGGAAGGATTTATGCCATAAGTTTAGGGACTAACGCTTTAGCAATAATTTATGACCCTGCTGTGGCTCAAAAAGCAGGTGTTAAGATACCTGAAGATGGCAACTGGACCTGGAATGACTACAAAGAGATTATCAAAAAAGTTTATCAAAAAACCAAAATCAGAGCAGACTTGGCATTAACAGCTGACCCAAAATTCTTACTTGAATACTATGTAAGGCAGCAAGGCAAAAGCTTATATAAACACGATGGAACGGGTTTGGGATTTACTCAAGAAAAATTTGTTATTGATGTATTTAATATCAATTTAGAGTTATTGAAAGGCGGATATACAGCAAAACCTGATGAAGTTTCAGCAACCTCCACAATTGAAGACAGCTTATTTGTGAAAGGCAAGACATGGATAGGATGGACATGGAGCAACATGTTTGTTGCAACAGCAAATGCTGCAAAACGCCCACTGGCATTAGCTCTTCCACCCAAGGGGGGTATAAGACCAGGGTTGTATTTAAAACCTTCTCAGTTCTTCTCTATTGCTGCAACCTCCAAATATAAAACTGAAGCAGCTAAAGTTATAAACTTCTTTACAAATAGCATAGAGGCGAATAATATTTTGCTTGCTGAAAGAGGTGTGCCTATTTCAGCAAAAGTAAGAGAAGGTATCAAGAATGCAGTCGAACCTGCAGTGAGACAGACATTTGATTATATAGCTCTCGCTGAAAAGAATTGTTCACCTATTGATCCACCAGATCCACCAGGCGGGACTGAAGTAGGGCAGACGTTTAAAGATCTTTACGACCAAGTCTTGTATGGTCAGATAAAACCTGAAACAGCGGCAAAGATGTTTATGCAAAAAGCAAATCAAATACTTGCCAAAAACAAGAAATAA
- a CDS encoding carbohydrate ABC transporter permease, translating to MSNINRKKSFRELLMSSENVAGYVFISPWLIGFFVFTLIPIAATFYLSFTQYDLLSSPKFVGLQNYVQMFKEDPLFWKSMSVTFFYVFVTVPLKLAFALLLALWLSYKSRLTPFYRAVYYVPSMMGGSVAVAVLWQRLFTSDGVINSILKLFGIQSETSWIGNPRTAIWTLILLAVWQFGSPMLIFLAGLKQIPESYYEAAIIDGANSWQKFVKITLPMLTPIIFFNLIMQMIGSFMTFTQGFIITNGGPVNSTLFYAIYLYRRAFQFYDMGYSCAMSWVMLIIIGILTAFIFKSSTFWVYYESKEGE from the coding sequence ATGTCGAATATTAATCGAAAAAAGTCTTTCAGAGAACTTTTGATGAGTTCAGAAAATGTTGCTGGTTATGTTTTTATATCTCCATGGCTTATTGGCTTTTTTGTGTTCACTTTGATTCCTATTGCAGCAACCTTTTATTTGTCTTTTACTCAATATGATTTATTGTCATCTCCTAAATTTGTAGGATTACAAAATTATGTACAAATGTTTAAAGAAGATCCATTATTTTGGAAATCAATGTCAGTAACTTTTTTCTATGTATTTGTAACTGTGCCATTAAAGCTGGCTTTTGCATTGCTTCTTGCCCTTTGGCTATCTTACAAAAGTAGACTAACACCATTTTACAGGGCTGTATACTATGTTCCTTCTATGATGGGTGGCAGTGTGGCTGTGGCAGTGCTTTGGCAAAGACTTTTTACAAGTGATGGTGTTATAAATTCAATATTGAAACTATTTGGAATTCAAAGTGAGACCTCATGGATAGGAAATCCAAGAACTGCTATATGGACGTTGATATTACTTGCGGTTTGGCAATTTGGTTCGCCAATGTTGATATTTTTAGCAGGTTTAAAGCAAATACCAGAAAGCTATTATGAAGCAGCTATTATTGATGGAGCAAATAGCTGGCAAAAGTTTGTTAAAATAACCTTGCCGATGCTCACACCAATAATATTTTTCAACTTGATTATGCAGATGATAGGAAGCTTTATGACTTTTACTCAAGGATTCATTATTACAAATGGCGGCCCTGTGAACAGCACACTCTTTTACGCTATTTACCTCTACAGAAGAGCATTCCAATTTTATGACATGGGCTACAGTTGTGCTATGTCGTGGGTAATGCTTATTATCATTGGAATACTCACGGCTTTTATATTCAAATCATCTACATTCTGGGTATATTATGAGTCCAAGGAAGGTGAATAA
- a CDS encoding carbohydrate ABC transporter permease, translated as MRKAKTIKAFLFHLLTILFGYIMLYPLLWMFFSSFKENSEIFLNAHELLPKKWLFKNYIDGWRGFAGYPFSVFFKNSFIVTIIGTVGAVISSAIVAYGFARCKFKGKGFWFGCMIITMLLPYQVVMIPQYIMFQKMGWVNTFKPLLVPAFLGQPFFIFLMIQFIRGIPNELDEAAKIDGCSKYSIFTRIILPLISPALITSAIFSFLWRWDDFLGPLLYLSKPELYTVSLGLRMFSDPTAVSNWGAAFAMATLSLVPSFIIFIFFQRYLVEGIVTTGLKG; from the coding sequence GTGAGAAAGGCAAAGACAATAAAGGCATTTTTATTTCATCTACTGACAATTCTATTTGGTTACATAATGCTGTATCCACTTCTTTGGATGTTTTTCAGTTCCTTCAAAGAAAATAGTGAAATTTTTCTAAATGCGCACGAATTGCTACCCAAAAAGTGGCTTTTCAAAAATTATATTGATGGATGGAGAGGTTTTGCGGGATACCCATTTTCAGTTTTTTTTAAAAATTCATTTATTGTAACTATTATTGGTACTGTTGGTGCTGTCATTTCCTCAGCTATTGTAGCTTATGGTTTTGCAAGATGTAAGTTCAAAGGCAAAGGATTTTGGTTTGGTTGTATGATTATAACTATGCTTTTACCATATCAGGTTGTTATGATTCCGCAATACATCATGTTTCAAAAGATGGGATGGGTAAATACGTTCAAGCCTTTACTTGTTCCAGCTTTTTTGGGTCAGCCATTTTTTATCTTTTTAATGATTCAATTTATAAGAGGAATTCCAAACGAATTAGATGAAGCGGCTAAAATTGATGGTTGTAGTAAATATTCAATTTTTACAAGAATTATTTTGCCATTAATTTCTCCGGCTTTAATTACATCAGCAATCTTTTCATTTTTGTGGCGTTGGGATGACTTTTTAGGGCCTCTTTTGTATCTCAGCAAACCTGAGCTGTATACAGTATCTTTAGGGTTGAGAATGTTCTCTGACCCGACAGCAGTTTCTAACTGGGGAGCTGCCTTTGCTATGGCAACATTATCGCTCGTTCCCTCATTTATAATATTTATATTCTTCCAACGCTATCTAGTGGAAGGAATTGTTACTACAGGTTTAAAGGGTTAA
- a CDS encoding Gfo/Idh/MocA family protein, whose amino-acid sequence MKICIVGSSGHYVYALRGIKEDPHAQIVGISPGCEGENIERLYSQVNEMGFASVVYSNPIRMFEDLKPDIAVINTFFYKNSELAIEAMKRGIHVYMEKPVALSIEKLEELKSVWRQTKVKLSSMLGLRYTPHFWTAYKLINENKIGRIRLIHAQKSYKLGTRPDFYKHRKTYGGTIPWVGIHAIDWIYWLSGKKFKSVFARHSRLYNNDHGELETTAFCSFVMEDEILATVNIDYLRPATAPTHDDDRVRIVGTRGILEVLNGKVYLLNDTTKEVSEVSLEKPPIVFLDFLNEVRGTDKCLVSSEDSFYVTLASLLARESADDGKVIEF is encoded by the coding sequence ATGAAAATTTGCATAGTCGGCAGTAGTGGACACTATGTATATGCTTTAAGAGGAATAAAAGAAGACCCTCATGCTCAAATTGTGGGAATCTCTCCTGGATGTGAAGGAGAGAATATTGAAAGGTTATATTCTCAAGTAAATGAAATGGGATTTGCATCTGTGGTTTATAGCAATCCTATAAGGATGTTTGAAGATCTCAAACCTGACATTGCTGTGATTAATACATTTTTTTATAAAAATTCTGAGCTTGCAATTGAGGCTATGAAAAGAGGAATCCACGTATATATGGAAAAGCCTGTTGCACTATCAATAGAAAAACTTGAAGAACTAAAGAGTGTGTGGAGGCAAACAAAAGTAAAACTTTCGTCAATGCTGGGATTGCGCTATACACCCCATTTTTGGACTGCTTATAAACTTATAAATGAAAACAAGATAGGTAGAATAAGACTGATACATGCTCAAAAATCTTATAAACTTGGAACTCGACCTGACTTTTACAAACATAGAAAAACATATGGTGGAACAATTCCCTGGGTTGGAATTCACGCTATTGATTGGATTTATTGGTTGAGTGGTAAGAAATTCAAATCGGTCTTTGCAAGACATTCAAGACTTTATAATAATGATCACGGTGAGCTTGAAACTACTGCTTTTTGTAGCTTTGTAATGGAAGATGAAATTTTAGCCACGGTGAACATTGACTATTTGCGTCCTGCTACTGCCCCTACTCATGATGATGATAGAGTTAGAATTGTGGGAACAAGAGGAATTCTTGAAGTTTTAAACGGAAAAGTTTACTTACTAAATGATACCACTAAAGAGGTCTCAGAAGTCTCTTTAGAAAAACCACCTATTGTGTTTTTAGATTTCTTAAATGAGGTAAGAGGTACAGATAAGTGCTTAGTTAGTAGTGAGGATAGCTTTTATGTAACCTTGGCTTCGCTTTTAGCGAGAGAGTCTGCTGATGATGGAAAAGTGATTGAATTTTAA
- a CDS encoding SGNH/GDSL hydrolase family protein, with protein MRIIEKIRQKNENYHSGPIPTIVFLGDSVTHGCFEVIEGTKRTLEVVCDFEAVYHNQFKKILSMVFPFAPINIVNAGISGDTAQGGLQRLERDVLRFNPDLVVVCYGLNDSNKGKEYLNEYLDGLAGIFIELKKHDIEVIFLTPNMKNTYISLAIKSLPLIEMAKLNMESQINGTLDLYIDSAKELCKKEKVVVCDCYEKWKKLYHSGVDTTNLLSNFINHPNRPMHKLFAWSLFETIMF; from the coding sequence ATGCGAATTATAGAAAAAATTAGACAAAAAAACGAAAATTATCACTCCGGTCCAATACCTACAATTGTCTTTCTGGGTGACAGTGTAACCCACGGTTGTTTTGAGGTTATTGAAGGAACAAAAAGAACATTAGAAGTTGTCTGTGATTTTGAAGCAGTGTATCATAATCAATTTAAGAAAATATTATCAATGGTGTTTCCATTTGCTCCGATTAATATTGTCAATGCAGGCATAAGCGGTGATACAGCACAGGGTGGCTTACAAAGACTTGAAAGAGATGTTTTAAGATTTAACCCAGACCTTGTGGTAGTTTGTTATGGATTAAATGATAGTAACAAAGGAAAAGAGTATTTGAATGAATATTTAGATGGTTTAGCAGGGATATTTATAGAACTTAAAAAACATGATATTGAAGTAATTTTTTTAACTCCCAACATGAAAAATACTTATATTTCACTAGCTATAAAGAGCTTGCCGTTAATTGAGATGGCAAAATTAAATATGGAAAGTCAAATCAATGGAACATTAGACCTTTACATAGACTCAGCTAAGGAGCTTTGCAAAAAGGAAAAGGTTGTAGTTTGTGATTGTTATGAAAAATGGAAAAAGCTTTATCATAGTGGTGTTGACACAACAAATCTTCTTTCAAATTTTATAAATCACCCCAATCGCCCGATGCATAAGCTCTTTGCATGGTCATTGTTTGAAACAATTATGTTTTAA
- a CDS encoding glycosyl hydrolase produces the protein MDINFKIKPFWFWNGKMENDEIAEQIKEMHEKGIGGFFIHPRQGLEIPYLSHEWFEKVSVAIECAKKYNMEVWLYDEYPYPSGISAGEVIAQHPEFQAFILDYKVFEAKENEDIYIELPMSEILLARAYKIGNCSILWNEYVELMDNIGVIYKEHIYQESGLTFYNRKRYFVGDGAKALKWKVPKGEWKIFLFYQYPLKNFKYFGTFIDPLNKDAVRLFIQTTHEKYKKYLGHEFGKTIKGIFTDETAPVAGKLPWSKVLPKLFEQTYGENLIEKLPQIICTDIFDTACSKIKYQFWKLVVDTFIESYDKQILEWCHQNNLLYVGEKPILRSSQLAFMDIPGIDAGHQKAGDIPQIVSENYRANPKIASSAAHFYKKERALCECFHSIGWSMTMQDMKWIFDWLILQGIDMFVPHAFYYSADGLKKHDAPPSAFFQMPWWKHQKILSEYVENVTKMLKNCKRKVDVLLVDPITSQWTCFNEREIKEKISKDFCRIQQILLEENVDYYVIDQSLVKNLKCINQKIYYENEKFELLIIPPVTNLEKEAYTKIKELILNGCKIIFIGCLPFQNIEDFDVAKDISNFLGVNPMDIAKAYTAGSKLNNTVFLNSCIFIGNIEDLATKIDEIYEKSVVISYESFNDHGILCAYFEDVDHDLLFIINPTKEKKSCKIHVGYKAGEIIRIYSVPLTLQDSEEEINFENSLEKKQMAFSMNFEPFQSYLIKLEKSSSKKNHNKKNIEKRVSQYKIPLATVWEFSIESLNPLRLGRWNLKLNFNNENEQYLASSKIPVTPKPIIDQIEEAKIAIPLKTKSFFGCPKEITLPSFEAIYTTSFFVDAASQKFWLVIEDEGIKGEWVVLLNNHTILPRDFILKRFYSHTNLAYDISNLIKLGENQLCVCVKISRSFDGLLTPIYIFSTAGVFKVDDSWHMGKLPTQGYFGKDLENGIPFYAGFVKYEKELQMPSLESGIVEFFIEDNVDQCVSLYINNELIGTRCWQPYRWKVDSDLLSSKKVKLTLEVSTSSLQLFEGEIIEPITHKIKTI, from the coding sequence ATGGACATTAATTTCAAAATAAAACCATTTTGGTTTTGGAATGGGAAAATGGAAAATGATGAAATAGCAGAGCAAATAAAAGAGATGCACGAAAAAGGAATTGGCGGGTTCTTCATTCATCCACGGCAAGGTCTTGAAATACCCTACCTTTCTCATGAGTGGTTTGAAAAGGTTTCTGTTGCAATTGAATGTGCAAAAAAATATAACATGGAAGTGTGGCTTTATGATGAATATCCTTACCCAAGTGGGATCTCAGCTGGTGAGGTTATTGCCCAGCATCCGGAATTTCAAGCATTTATATTAGATTACAAAGTGTTTGAAGCAAAAGAAAATGAAGACATATACATTGAGCTTCCTATGTCCGAAATTCTATTAGCGAGAGCTTATAAAATTGGTAATTGTTCCATACTGTGGAATGAGTATGTAGAACTGATGGACAATATTGGTGTAATCTACAAAGAACATATCTACCAAGAAAGTGGACTTACGTTTTACAATAGGAAAAGATACTTTGTTGGAGATGGAGCAAAAGCTCTTAAATGGAAAGTACCAAAAGGAGAGTGGAAGATATTTTTGTTTTATCAGTATCCATTAAAAAATTTTAAATATTTCGGAACATTTATCGACCCTCTAAACAAAGATGCTGTAAGACTGTTCATTCAAACCACTCATGAAAAATATAAAAAATACTTAGGTCATGAGTTTGGAAAAACAATAAAGGGAATTTTTACGGATGAAACAGCTCCAGTTGCCGGCAAACTTCCTTGGTCAAAAGTGCTTCCTAAGCTTTTTGAGCAAACATATGGGGAAAATCTTATTGAAAAATTACCTCAAATTATTTGCACAGACATATTTGATACAGCTTGTTCAAAAATTAAGTATCAGTTTTGGAAGCTTGTTGTGGACACATTTATTGAGAGCTATGACAAACAAATCCTTGAATGGTGCCACCAGAATAATCTTTTGTATGTAGGTGAAAAGCCAATTTTGAGAAGCTCACAATTAGCATTTATGGACATTCCCGGAATAGATGCAGGGCACCAAAAGGCTGGTGACATTCCACAGATTGTATCTGAAAACTACAGAGCAAATCCAAAGATAGCATCATCTGCCGCTCACTTTTATAAAAAGGAAAGGGCTTTGTGTGAATGCTTTCACAGCATCGGCTGGAGCATGACAATGCAAGATATGAAATGGATATTTGACTGGCTAATATTGCAGGGAATAGACATGTTTGTTCCTCATGCTTTTTATTATAGTGCAGATGGACTCAAAAAACACGATGCCCCACCTTCAGCCTTTTTCCAGATGCCATGGTGGAAACATCAAAAAATATTGTCTGAGTATGTAGAAAATGTAACTAAAATGCTTAAAAATTGCAAAAGAAAAGTTGATGTACTTTTAGTAGACCCAATTACAAGCCAGTGGACCTGTTTTAATGAGAGAGAGATAAAAGAGAAGATTTCAAAGGATTTCTGTAGAATTCAGCAAATTCTTTTAGAAGAAAATGTAGACTATTATGTGATTGATCAGTCATTAGTTAAAAACTTGAAATGCATCAATCAAAAGATTTATTACGAGAATGAAAAATTTGAACTATTGATTATTCCACCTGTGACCAATTTAGAAAAAGAAGCCTATACGAAGATAAAAGAGCTGATACTAAATGGGTGCAAGATAATATTTATTGGTTGTTTGCCATTTCAAAATATCGAAGATTTTGATGTTGCCAAAGATATTAGCAATTTTCTTGGAGTAAATCCTATGGACATTGCAAAGGCATATACAGCAGGTTCTAAATTGAACAATACAGTTTTTCTTAACAGTTGCATCTTCATTGGTAATATAGAAGATTTAGCTACAAAAATTGATGAGATATATGAAAAGTCTGTAGTTATATCATATGAATCTTTTAACGACCACGGTATTCTCTGTGCTTACTTTGAGGATGTAGATCATGATCTTTTATTCATAATAAACCCAACTAAGGAGAAAAAGAGTTGTAAGATACACGTGGGTTACAAGGCTGGTGAAATAATCAGAATTTATTCGGTTCCATTAACATTGCAAGATTCCGAAGAGGAAATAAATTTTGAAAATTCTTTAGAAAAAAAACAAATGGCTTTTTCCATGAATTTTGAACCTTTTCAATCGTATTTAATCAAATTAGAAAAAAGTTCTTCTAAGAAGAATCACAACAAAAAGAATATTGAAAAGAGAGTTTCTCAGTACAAAATCCCTCTTGCAACTGTTTGGGAATTTTCAATTGAGAGTTTAAATCCTTTAAGGCTCGGCAGATGGAATTTAAAATTGAATTTCAACAATGAAAATGAACAATACTTAGCATCTTCAAAAATTCCAGTTACACCAAAACCGATAATTGACCAAATAGAAGAGGCAAAAATTGCAATACCACTAAAAACAAAAAGTTTCTTTGGATGTCCAAAAGAAATAACGTTGCCAAGCTTTGAGGCAATATACACTACTTCATTTTTTGTAGATGCAGCAAGCCAAAAATTCTGGCTTGTAATTGAAGATGAAGGTATAAAAGGTGAATGGGTTGTGCTTTTGAACAATCATACTATTTTACCAAGAGATTTTATACTTAAAAGATTTTATTCTCATACTAATTTGGCATATGATATTAGCAACTTAATTAAACTAGGGGAAAATCAGCTTTGTGTATGTGTAAAGATTAGCAGATCATTTGACGGACTTCTTACACCCATTTATATTTTCAGCACGGCAGGTGTATTCAAAGTTGATGACAGCTGGCATATGGGCAAGCTTCCAACTCAAGGCTATTTTGGTAAAGACCTTGAAAATGGCATTCCTTTTTATGCTGGTTTTGTAAAGTACGAAAAAGAACTTCAAATGCCATCTTTGGAAAGTGGTATTGTGGAATTCTTTATCGAAGATAACGTAGATCAGTGTGTTAGCCTTTATATAAATAATGAACTTATTGGCACAAGATGTTGGCAACCTTACAGATGGAAGGTAGATTCTGATTTACTTTCTTCAAAGAAGGTAAAGCTCACACTTGAAGTATCAACTTCGAGCCTGCAACTGTTCGAAGGTGAAATTATTGAGCCAATAACACATAAAATTAAGACAATATAA
- a CDS encoding LacI family DNA-binding transcriptional regulator, translating to MVKIPATIKDIAKYTGLSIATISKYLNGGNVLEKNRILIEEAIKALDFEVNEIARGLRTNKTMTIGVLIPVFEVFFNTIVSSLENVLLETGYSIVVCDYRDDEKLEKERLDFLYKKRVDALVVVPTYLKGSDIKKIIKRDIPIVAVDRPIDDFECDTILVNNFEVSYQAVEKLILMGHKKIGIICGPQNIYTAQERLNGYVQAHTDFNIPLNEEYIKFGEFHNMESGYKKMIELLEIQNPPSAVFVTNYEMTLGAIIAINEKDIKVPDELSVIGFDNLEMARIVKPSLSLVVQPMEEIGESVARLLLKRLKGDKSDFPLQKKLSAQVLIKNSIKRVD from the coding sequence GTGGTTAAGATTCCAGCTACAATAAAAGATATAGCAAAGTATACAGGACTTTCAATAGCAACTATATCAAAGTATCTCAATGGTGGTAATGTGTTAGAAAAAAATAGGATTCTTATAGAAGAGGCAATAAAGGCGCTAGATTTTGAAGTGAATGAGATTGCAAGAGGGCTCAGAACTAATAAGACAATGACAATTGGAGTTTTGATTCCTGTTTTTGAAGTTTTCTTTAATACAATTGTATCTTCGTTAGAAAATGTATTGCTTGAAACTGGTTATAGTATTGTTGTATGTGATTACAGAGATGATGAAAAGTTAGAAAAGGAAAGGTTGGATTTTCTTTATAAAAAAAGAGTTGATGCATTAGTGGTTGTTCCCACATACTTGAAAGGAAGCGATATCAAAAAGATTATAAAAAGAGACATTCCAATTGTAGCAGTGGACAGACCAATTGATGACTTTGAATGTGATACAATCCTTGTGAACAATTTCGAGGTTTCATATCAAGCAGTTGAAAAGTTAATTTTAATGGGGCACAAAAAAATTGGAATAATATGTGGGCCACAGAATATCTATACTGCTCAAGAAAGGTTGAATGGCTATGTTCAAGCTCATACCGATTTTAACATACCTCTAAATGAAGAATACATAAAGTTTGGAGAATTTCATAATATGGAATCAGGTTATAAAAAAATGATTGAATTACTTGAAATCCAAAATCCTCCTTCTGCTGTTTTTGTTACAAATTATGAGATGACTCTTGGTGCTATTATTGCTATAAATGAAAAAGACATAAAAGTCCCTGATGAGCTGTCAGTTATAGGCTTTGATAATTTAGAAATGGCAAGGATAGTAAAGCCATCATTATCTCTTGTGGTCCAGCCAATGGAAGAGATAGGAGAGTCTGTTGCAAGATTGCTATTGAAGAGATTAAAAGGGGATAAAAGTGATTTTCCTTTGCAAAAAAAGTTGAGCGCACAAGTTTTGATAAAGAATTCAATCAAAAGAGTAGACTGA